TTCGTGAAATGACCATTAACTTCAATACAAGTATCACAAATAggtgtaaaatattttctaacaCAAGTAGGAATATAAGTGAAAGAAATCATGAATATTCAAATTATGCTGTCTTCGTGTTGCGCCGCAGTTGACAAATTTTCCCAGCTTGTCTACTGGATGTTAATGATAAACACAGTGTTGGTAAGTGTTCTGTTAATAATATAATACAGGGGGAAAATAATCCAACTTTTCATGGTATTGTTATTCCAGTTTTGCGAGAAATTCGGAATAGATGAAATCATCTAAATGTATTATCAATAATGTGTTGAAAATTGAATATAAATGTTCATGGAAAAGTGACCTTCAGCTGAAAAGAAACCCGAAAGCAAGTTAATACTGACATCTCATTTAGACTGATATTTCTTTCATGGCTCGTTTTTACTCTTTCCCAGCACAGGTTCTgcttatttttcttcaaatatttcTGACAACACAGCAgttatttgcatttttttttgtttcctACTTTGAAGTCTGACGTAGGGTAAGGAGAAAGATGCTAGAGGTTGtcaaatattatcataaaattTTAAGGAAACTAATGACATCTTACTGAAACTAATGAAAAGCAGTAAAAACTGCGAATGATAATTCCTCATTGCAAATTATCCAGGTAAATCTTGTATAAAATATCTAACCTATTTTAaattgtgttgttgttgttgtcaaAAATCAACCAATTCTAAAATTCGGTACATGTACACCATGTACTAGTAACAGTTGTGAGTTTTGTGTTGGTGAAGACCGTTATATAGTTATATTGACCGTTAAATTACACATGGGCCGGGAATGTAATTGGTGGTTACGTTTCTAATAAGACATCAGTAATGATGTCAAAATCGACGGAATTCAAACCAATACCATCAAacattaaagaaaattaaaccTGCAAATAGCTATTCTGTTTTGATCTGGTAAGGGGTATATCTATAATGTAATCATTAAAATGGTACATTTAGGAACACGTAATCAGCATGACCAGATACAGATAATTTACTTAATCCTGTCTATTTTATACCTCCAAATATCATTCGATCTTGTCCCAGATTTCTGTAAATAGAAACATTAGCACATTGAGTGCTATGTAGATGTATAAACGATCACTTTAATCAAGGGATTCCATAGGTCAATCACAGAACGAATTCCTGATATTTCAATAACTTCGAACAACTGATATTCCAGTTGTAATTAACTAATTGCCTGGTCGACATACAAAAAACTTAAATATCCTTAACAGATGCTAAGCCGACTTGTTGGTTCCAGTCTTGGAGAGTAGCCCAATACGATATGCAAAGTTCATGACGTAATATATGTCTGTATCTGAATAACTGCAACATAACAAACAGGTTTTATACAAGATCATACTCGTGTTCATGACAGCGAAACAAAGCTCCCAACAGATGGCAATATCATATAATATCACACACCCAGACTACCGGTGAAAGGCAATAATCGAAaagcacatttaaaaaaataataatcatatcaACAGATCAAAATATATCTCCAGCCCTTGACAACTCTTGTAAACAATGCCTGATGTCAGATGTCAAAGAAAAATGTTCCAAAAATGATGTAGTAGATAAAACACcgcagaaaataaaataaaactacgGGGAAATGATTGCCTTTTAGAGATCTGTTTTGTGTTTTTCCTGATGGAAACGCACCCGGGAGAAGAATCATCATCtctgtatttcatattgtttatttttggaaaatgaaaATTAGTTTCCTGTGGAAGTGCATTGGAATAGATTTCCTTTGACATCTCTGATTCAGAAATTGACATGGCAATTAATGCAATACGTCTCAGGATTGACGGAGGTAAcattttttgaagaaaattacTTCAATGGCATTCCAAAGtaataattattttcctataAGAGTGCACATAATGATATGATTGTAACACCTTTCACTAAACCGAAATGTTTCACAACCACACCACCAATAAACGTAAgcgatttaaaataaaatatgcaaCGTCTTTTGAAGTCATAGATGATGGGTAATGGAATTGTGtatttaaatgacaaatttattttttttagtttgtatAAAAGaacatataaacatacatacatatctaTCAGACTAGCAGGACGAAATCGACCATGTACGTGGCGGCGCGTCGTCGTCAAACCGAGTTACTACTGAAGTCTACTTATAGCTTTAGGTGGAGATAGGGAGCGCGTAGTCAGTAACGAACATTGATTGCAAGAGTTGCCTGCTTCTGTAAGTCAACATTTCTTATACTCTCTATAACATGGATTGTTTGGAGCTCTCTGTTCCCATATCTGTAACGTGGTTGCTAGGTTTTGCAGCACCTGAGAAATAAGGTATTATGTTttaaactgtataaaatgaaataaatgatttaaGATTCAGTAAGTGTTTgtttacagaaaaaaaaaatgcatgttgataatttcaaaatatacaatgtattttatcTATTGTAAGTAAAATCGAAAAATGTGTCATATACATGtgtcacaaatatttttattcttaataatttattaattatgaTTTCTCAAAGACAGTTATCTTCAATGGCAACGGGAAAAATCAAACATTGGACTAATGATACGTCGTTGAACATTGTCTAATCTATATTCATTTGACTTGGAAACAATCAATTCCAtcttctggatttttttttgattttttattgactcaaatgcaaaatttaaaagCCACTGGTCTTTTGAGGGGAATAGAAATAATTAATAGTGATCTTAAAAGCagacatttgatagttttaacaATAGTAATTTAGATCGTTTTTCAAAACAAGTCTCGGCAATTTCTTCCCCAATTTatgtgttttgttgttttatcacAGAGTACAGCGTACTTCGCAGTAGAAGAAACGGTCGCGGGTGATGGTTACCTATGGCAATGTCTTACTGGTCCTTGGCAATTGATCATGGAATTACCTGTATAAAGATAATTGGCAAGTTGTGAGTATGAGCAAGGATTCCATCGGAGATATGCTATCACATGACGGAGTGATATCTGTCAACATGTCCCAAGATTCCACAACAATGTCGGTTTTGGACGTAGCCAAAGATTTAAACAGAAGCAACTTGACAAACTCGAAGTTCTTTATTAAGAACCATTACCTCAGTCCTATCAACCCATACCATCCATTCGCATGGCCCCTGGATGTAGCGGTGGTGTTCATTATTCTATATTCCCTGACCACGTTGTTGGCTATTGTCGGAAACATAACAACTATCATTGTTTTTACCAAAGGTAAACGGTCAAAGACAGACATTAGACCTTTTTTATTGAATCTGGCATTTTCGGATTTAATCATGGCTATATTTTGTATCCCATTTACTTTCACCCACGAACTTCTGGGGACCTGGGTGTTTTCAATCCCTATGTGCCCTATCGTCGTGTTTCTACAAACTGTATCTGTCTCGGCTAGTGTCTCAACCAATATGGTGGTTGGCATCGACCGTTTTCATGCAATAGTCTCCCCTTTGAAATCCCACAATGCAACACCTCgatataaaatcattatattGTGCATATGGATATTTGCTGTATCCTTAAGTGCTGTCCAGTTAAAAGTCTGTGAAACCACGAACAAAAACGGAAGCATAGTGTGTGACGAAGAGTGGCCGGATGACGGATTACGGATCGCCTACTCCGTTCTCGTGTTGGTGTTGACTTACGTGATTCCGTTGCTAATCCTGGCTGTAACTTACTCCATTGTTAGCTGTATTCTGTGGAAGAGAAAAACTCCCGGAAATGCCGACGCTCAAAGGGACTCCTACCAAATCAAGTCGAAAAAGAAGGTAAGTAAACGAAACACAAATACTGATAATACATGAAGTTCTATCAATGGTTTAATCAAAGATCTTTAAAAACGGAAATATGTGCCGacaaattttgtacaaaaactttttttttaattccagtGAGTTAAAGTGTGTCACTACATTGATGTTGCACACATACtgcacttttttctttt
This genomic window from Ostrea edulis chromosome 4, xbOstEdul1.1, whole genome shotgun sequence contains:
- the LOC125670577 gene encoding tachykinin-like peptides receptor 86C, with product MSKDSIGDMLSHDGVISVNMSQDSTTMSVLDVAKDLNRSNLTNSKFFIKNHYLSPINPYHPFAWPLDVAVVFIILYSLTTLLAIVGNITTIIVFTKGKRSKTDIRPFLLNLAFSDLIMAIFCIPFTFTHELLGTWVFSIPMCPIVVFLQTVSVSASVSTNMVVGIDRFHAIVSPLKSHNATPRYKIIILCIWIFAVSLSAVQLKVCETTNKNGSIVCDEEWPDDGLRIAYSVLVLVLTYVIPLLILAVTYSIVSCILWKRKTPGNADAQRDSYQIKSKKKVVKMLITIVMFFGLCWLPLHTFILVMEVTNMDRQADDNLIKVLGHLYFVAHWLAMSNSFVNPLIYAFMNENFRYDLRTLLCPCATRYSRGRHKVVKKKSRGNGYQLYRYTCTDTPDLSSNGRWLERSRTQVTRYSKSSSNNETKRKTSCASC